The genomic region AGGAACCACAAGAAGCACAAAAGGCACAAGCAAGATGGTATAAAGTTCCCATGAAGAACCTGCTGTTCATAGCGGCGATGATCATTTTGCTGGCGCAACCGGGCCGTGCCGAGCTCCTGGAAAAGACAAAGAAGGTTGGGACGACCACCGTCCACTACAAGGTTGTTCTGCCGAATGGCTACGATCCCGCAAAAGCCTATCCGGCTATTCTTGCGTTCGGCGGCGGCCCCCAGACCATGAATACGGTCGACAGTGTTTTAAGCCGGAACTTCCGTGCAGAGGCGGAAAAGCGCGGATACATCGTTATCGCGCCCGCGGCTCCGGACGACCAATTGTTCTTTGAGGACGGGGCACTGATCTTTCCGACCTTCCTTAAATCGATCCTGTTGGATTACAAAATCGAGAACAACAAGTTCCATATCGCCGGACCGTCCAACGGCGGGATCGCTGCATTCCATATCGCCGCTGCCAACCCGCAGTACTTCATATCCGTTACCGCCTTCCCGGGTTATATGTGGCAGCCGAGCCAGGCGAAGCTGCAGGCTATTTCGAAGATGTGCGTATTCATGTACGTCGGCGAACTTGACGAATATATGTGGCACGGCGAGATGCAGAAGG from Terriglobia bacterium harbors:
- a CDS encoding alpha/beta hydrolase-fold protein, with product MKNLLFIAAMIILLAQPGRAELLEKTKKVGTTTVHYKVVLPNGYDPAKAYPAILAFGGGPQTMNTVDSVLSRNFRAEAEKRGYIVIAPAAPDDQLFFEDGALIFPTFLKSILLDYKIENNKFHIAGPSNGGIAAFHIAAANPQYFISVTAFPGYMWQPSQAKLQAISKMCVFMYVGELDEYMWHGEMQKEAEFLRSKGTVARYTVEKGQPHRLETLAGANATRLFEGFEETKKGCNR